Proteins from a genomic interval of Bifidobacterium longum subsp. infantis ATCC 15697 = JCM 1222 = DSM 20088:
- a CDS encoding carbohydrate ABC transporter permease, which produces MRFLGKGLVYVFVIVMAALTLFPFLYMLSSSLMTYQEVTSIPPTIVPHVPQWHNFVEAMRQAPFPRYFLNTVLVSGLSTLGTIITTVLAAFALVRLRFRFKKALMMGMMALLMVPYEVVVFTNYRTINQLGLLDTYWALILPSLASVFYIFYLQQYLSSIPAAYYNAAKVDGCGDLEFIWKVMIPMSRPALFTMALLLFIGGWNSFLWPILVTNSTDMRLISNGLSAFATETGTAVQLQMAASTATIVPILVLYFIFHKQIIEGVSSNGIKG; this is translated from the coding sequence GTGAGGTTTCTCGGTAAGGGTCTGGTCTACGTGTTCGTCATCGTCATGGCGGCGCTTACGCTCTTCCCGTTCCTGTACATGCTGTCCAGCAGCCTGATGACCTATCAGGAGGTCACGAGCATCCCGCCGACGATAGTGCCTCACGTCCCGCAGTGGCACAATTTCGTCGAAGCCATGAGGCAGGCGCCGTTCCCCCGTTATTTCCTCAACACGGTACTGGTGTCCGGGTTGTCGACGTTGGGCACGATCATCACCACCGTACTTGCGGCCTTCGCCTTGGTGAGGTTGCGTTTCCGTTTCAAGAAGGCGTTGATGATGGGCATGATGGCGTTGCTCATGGTTCCGTATGAGGTCGTTGTGTTCACCAACTATCGCACGATCAACCAGCTGGGTTTGCTGGATACGTATTGGGCGTTGATCTTGCCCTCCTTGGCAAGCGTGTTCTACATCTTCTATTTGCAGCAGTACCTGTCGTCCATACCGGCGGCATATTACAACGCGGCGAAGGTCGACGGGTGCGGTGATCTCGAATTCATCTGGAAAGTGATGATTCCGATGAGCAGGCCCGCTTTGTTCACCATGGCGTTGCTGCTGTTCATCGGCGGCTGGAATTCGTTCCTCTGGCCGATTCTCGTCACCAACAGCACGGATATGCGTCTGATCAGCAACGGTCTGAGCGCGTTCGCTACTGAGACCGGCACGGCGGTACAACTTCAGATGGCGGCCAGCACGGCCACGATTGTGCCGATATTGGTGCTGTACTTCATCTTCCATAAGCAAATCATCGAAGGAGTGTCCAGCAATGGCATCAAGGGATAA
- a CDS encoding carbohydrate ABC transporter permease, whose translation MEERREKSIAVTALNEGGGGKSHRSGRYSAERQPHAWLLLFPALALITVFNLLPLVRIFIMSLQGGTLTRQRFVGMRNFVFVFADPEFRKAIANTALFAFVVVSVGLVLSMAVAVAINGKLRGGRVFEILFFIPYLTSVIAIGMVFRYLFNGDYGLVNYVLGLCGLGPYDFLNDPKFNMPTLIIFGIWSSLAFNIIILLSGLRGIDKEYYKVADMFGATAWEKFRRITLPQMVPILTFLSIVDFINSFKVYTEVYALFNGKAGIGDSATTAVFYVFNKFYVDNKYGQGMAAAVVLFLVILAFTIIQGIVLRRLAK comes from the coding sequence ATGGAAGAGAGGCGCGAGAAGTCGATTGCGGTGACTGCCCTGAATGAGGGCGGGGGAGGGAAATCTCATCGCTCAGGTCGATATTCCGCCGAGCGGCAGCCCCATGCGTGGCTGTTGCTGTTCCCGGCCTTGGCGCTGATCACCGTGTTCAATCTGCTTCCCCTGGTGCGTATCTTCATCATGTCGCTGCAGGGCGGGACGTTGACCCGTCAACGGTTTGTGGGAATGCGTAATTTTGTTTTCGTGTTCGCGGATCCCGAATTCCGCAAGGCCATCGCCAATACGGCGCTGTTCGCATTCGTCGTGGTGTCGGTCGGGCTGGTGCTGTCGATGGCGGTGGCCGTGGCCATCAATGGAAAGCTTCGCGGAGGCAGGGTCTTCGAAATCCTGTTCTTCATCCCCTATCTGACCTCGGTGATCGCCATCGGCATGGTGTTCCGGTATCTGTTCAACGGCGATTACGGTCTTGTCAATTACGTGTTGGGTCTGTGCGGCCTTGGACCCTATGATTTTCTCAACGATCCGAAGTTCAATATGCCCACGCTCATCATCTTCGGCATATGGTCGTCCCTGGCGTTCAACATCATCATTCTGTTGTCGGGCCTGCGCGGCATAGACAAGGAATATTACAAGGTGGCCGACATGTTCGGCGCCACGGCCTGGGAGAAGTTCCGCCGGATCACGTTGCCGCAGATGGTGCCGATTCTGACGTTCCTGTCCATCGTGGATTTCATCAATTCCTTCAAGGTGTATACGGAGGTGTACGCCTTGTTCAACGGGAAGGCCGGTATCGGCGATAGCGCCACGACGGCGGTGTTCTACGTGTTCAACAAGTTCTACGTGGACAACAAGTATGGGCAGGGCATGGCCGCGGCGGTGGTGCTGTTCCTGGTGATTCTGGCTTTCACCATCATCCAAGGCATCGTATTGAGGAGGCTGGCGAAGTGA
- a CDS encoding ABC transporter ATP-binding protein, with protein MGISIKNLRKVYENGYEALKDISLDIQDGELVCLLGPSGCGKSTTLNIIAGLLDPTSGDIAIDGQSVVGLHPKNRNIGMVFQNYALYPHMTVLENVMFPLRVGEHRRSREEAAKIAHKFMDMTNIENLADKKPSALSGGQQQRVAIARALVQTPRVLLLDEPLSNLDARLRLHIREEIRRLVKGTGITTIFVTHDQEEALSISDRIVLMNEGVVQQYDNPQKLYLDPANLFVAQFMGSPIINIFDMRFDRSDGMLRGKAFDIALADLDGSRFRADAAGGMLTEERYKVGIRPEYFLTEPVKGHADGFKPAFEAEIESLEMIGRYAVLHFDAGGQHARSVVDARTGIRQGQRVAFAIGYDDIYLFSEDGTRVY; from the coding sequence ATGGGAATCTCAATCAAGAATCTCAGGAAGGTGTATGAGAACGGATATGAGGCCCTGAAGGATATCAGCCTTGATATTCAAGACGGAGAACTGGTCTGCCTGCTTGGTCCCAGCGGCTGCGGCAAAAGCACTACGCTGAACATCATCGCGGGTCTTCTGGATCCCACTTCCGGCGATATCGCCATCGACGGCCAATCCGTCGTCGGACTGCATCCCAAGAATCGCAACATCGGGATGGTCTTCCAGAATTATGCCCTCTACCCGCATATGACGGTATTGGAGAACGTCATGTTTCCGCTGCGTGTGGGAGAACATCGCCGCAGCAGGGAAGAGGCGGCGAAGATCGCCCACAAGTTCATGGACATGACGAACATCGAGAATCTGGCGGACAAGAAACCTTCCGCGTTGTCGGGCGGGCAGCAGCAGCGTGTGGCCATCGCTCGTGCACTCGTGCAGACTCCCCGGGTGCTGCTGCTAGACGAGCCGTTGAGCAATTTGGATGCGCGTCTACGGTTGCATATTCGCGAGGAGATTCGCCGTCTGGTCAAGGGGACGGGCATCACCACGATCTTCGTCACTCACGATCAGGAGGAGGCGCTGTCGATTTCCGATCGCATCGTGCTGATGAACGAGGGTGTGGTGCAGCAGTACGACAATCCGCAAAAACTCTATCTCGACCCGGCCAACCTGTTTGTGGCGCAGTTCATGGGAAGTCCGATCATCAATATCTTCGACATGAGATTCGACCGTTCTGACGGCATGCTGCGGGGAAAGGCCTTCGACATCGCGCTCGCGGATCTTGATGGTTCCCGGTTCCGCGCCGACGCCGCGGGCGGAATGCTGACGGAGGAGCGCTACAAGGTCGGCATTCGTCCTGAATATTTCCTGACGGAGCCCGTGAAAGGGCATGCCGATGGATTCAAGCCGGCGTTTGAGGCCGAAATCGAGTCTTTGGAAATGATCGGCCGTTATGCCGTCCTGCATTTTGACGCCGGCGGGCAACATGCGCGCAGCGTGGTCGATGCACGCACGGGAATCCGCCAAGGGCAACGGGTCGCGTTCGCCATCGGGTATGACGATATATATCTGTTCTCCGAGGATGGAACGAGGGTGTACTGA
- a CDS encoding ClbS/DfsB family four-helix bundle protein, producing the protein MVRTYENAQELKKEIGAAFRKYIAEFDDIPEALKDKRTDEVERTPAENLAYQVGWTTLLLQWEDRERKGLPVRTPSDEFKWNQLGKLYQWFTDTYAHLSLRELKGMLTDNVDAIYAMIDAMSEDELFKPHMRQWADDATKTAVWEVYRFIHVNTVAPFGSFRTKIRKWKRMAL; encoded by the coding sequence ATGGTGAGAACATACGAGAACGCGCAGGAGCTCAAAAAGGAGATCGGCGCGGCGTTTCGAAAATACATTGCGGAGTTCGACGACATTCCGGAAGCCCTGAAAGACAAGCGCACCGACGAGGTCGAGAGGACCCCGGCGGAAAACCTCGCCTATCAAGTCGGTTGGACCACCCTGCTGCTGCAGTGGGAGGATCGCGAGCGGAAGGGCCTTCCGGTGCGAACGCCGTCGGACGAGTTCAAGTGGAACCAGCTCGGAAAGCTGTACCAGTGGTTCACCGACACCTACGCCCACCTTTCGCTGCGGGAGCTGAAGGGCATGTTGACCGACAACGTCGACGCCATATACGCCATGATCGATGCGATGAGCGAGGATGAGCTGTTCAAGCCGCATATGAGGCAATGGGCCGACGACGCCACCAAAACGGCGGTATGGGAAGTGTACAGGTTCATTCATGTGAACACCGTCGCCCCGTTCGGATCGTTCAGGACGAAAATCCGCAAGTGGAAGCGGATGGCCCTATAG
- the upp gene encoding uracil phosphoribosyltransferase encodes MELHVLNHPLVEHKLTVLRDKNTPSSIFRELVSELVMLEAYEATRNLSVVAAPIETPVAPMTGKKLAEPRPIIVPVLRAGLGMLDGMTRLMPTAEVGFLGMKRDEEHPTQQVTYANRLPEDLSGRQCFLIDPMLATGGTLVAATHYLAERGAKDVTAINIIAAPEGIKYVEEHIDPSIEFKVVVCAVDEKLNDKCYIVPGLGDAGDRLYGVID; translated from the coding sequence ATGGAACTTCACGTTTTGAATCATCCGCTGGTCGAGCACAAGCTCACCGTGCTGCGCGACAAGAACACCCCCTCCTCCATTTTCCGCGAGCTCGTCTCCGAGCTTGTGATGCTTGAAGCCTACGAGGCCACGCGCAACCTGTCCGTGGTCGCCGCGCCGATCGAGACGCCGGTCGCCCCGATGACCGGCAAGAAACTGGCCGAACCCCGTCCGATCATCGTGCCGGTGCTGCGCGCGGGCCTCGGCATGCTCGACGGCATGACCCGCCTCATGCCCACCGCCGAAGTCGGCTTCCTTGGCATGAAGCGCGACGAGGAGCATCCCACCCAGCAGGTGACGTATGCGAACCGTTTGCCCGAGGATCTGTCCGGCCGCCAGTGCTTCCTGATCGATCCGATGCTCGCCACCGGCGGCACGCTGGTCGCCGCCACGCACTATCTGGCCGAACGCGGCGCCAAGGACGTGACCGCGATCAACATCATCGCGGCGCCTGAAGGCATCAAGTACGTCGAGGAGCACATCGACCCGTCCATCGAATTCAAGGTCGTGGTGTGCGCGGTGGACGAGAAGCTCAACGACAAGTGCTACATCGTGCCGGGTCTGGGCGATGCCGGCGATCGTCTCTACGGCGTCATCGACTGA